Within Pelotomaculum schinkii, the genomic segment AGCACACCGCTAAAACCGCTTTAGATATCTTTTTGGAAGGTATTTCAAATAAATAATTAGTTAATATGCTTTTTAGTATTGATTGAATAGCTTATAAAGGAGAAGATATCAAATTGAAACGTTTAACAGTCCTGGCCATATTATTGTTAATTGCGCTGGTACTAGGGGGCTGCGGCAAGAAAACCACGCCTGAAGAAGAAGTACTGCTCCCGGTTGAGATCACCAAAGCTCAAGTTGCAGATCTGGCCCACACATTAAATACCAGCGGGGAAATTATGCCCGGCGCCGAGGCGGCTGTAGCCCCGAAGGTTTCCGGCCGGGTAACGGCAGTGCATGTTAAGGTGGGAGATAGAGTTAGCAAGGGGCAAGTTTTATTCGAGCTAGACGCCACAGAAGCCCTCAATGCAAAAACCCTGTCAGAGGCCGGGGTGGGTGTAGCAAGAGCCGGTCTACATAAAGCTGAACAGGAAGTCACTGACGCCCAGTTGAACTATGACCGCATCAAAGCGCTTTATGAGGCGCAAACAGTGTCTAAAACACAATTTGAGCAGGCGGAAAGCAAGCTCAATAATGCCCTCATCGGCAAGCAACTGGCGGAGGAGCAACTTATACAATCACAGGCTACCTATCAAAACGCACTGGAAAATTGCAACAACTTCACAGTGGCTTCGCCATTAACAGGATTGATAGCATCGGTAAGTATAGAAAATGGTGAAATGGCCGGCCCTCAGGCTACCGCGCTAACAATAGTGCAGTTGGATACAGTTAAAGTTAAAGTACCACTATCAGAAAATGTTGTCGTTTCCATTAAACCGGGGGTCGAGGTTCCAGTAATCATTAACTCTTTGAATAAAACCGTGACCGGTACCGTAGTCTCGGTAGCGCCTCAAGCTGACTCTTCCACCCGGGCTTTCCCCGTGGAAATTCAAGTAAACAATGATCAAGGTGATCTTAAAGCCGGCATGGTGGCCCAATTAGACCTTGAAACCGGCATATCCAAGGGAGCGATAACACTGCCGGTAGACGCCGTGTTGGAACGCAACGGGCAATTTTATGTCTATGCGGTAGAAGACGGTAAAGCCAAAGAAATAACGGTCAAGAAGGGGGTCTCGACCGGGGATCTGGTTGAAATAACCGAAGGTATTCAGGAAGGACAGGAGATCATTGTCAAGGGCAATCACCTGGTGACTGACGGCCAGGCAGTTGAAGTGGTCAATTCTGAAA encodes:
- a CDS encoding efflux RND transporter periplasmic adaptor subunit; this translates as MKRLTVLAILLLIALVLGGCGKKTTPEEEVLLPVEITKAQVADLAHTLNTSGEIMPGAEAAVAPKVSGRVTAVHVKVGDRVSKGQVLFELDATEALNAKTLSEAGVGVARAGLHKAEQEVTDAQLNYDRIKALYEAQTVSKTQFEQAESKLNNALIGKQLAEEQLIQSQATYQNALENCNNFTVASPLTGLIASVSIENGEMAGPQATALTIVQLDTVKVKVPLSENVVVSIKPGVEVPVIINSLNKTVTGTVVSVAPQADSSTRAFPVEIQVNNDQGDLKAGMVAQLDLETGISKGAITLPVDAVLERNGQFYVYAVEDGKAKEITVKKGVSTGDLVEITEGIQEGQEIIVKGNHLVTDGQAVEVVNSERG